In Thermococcus sp., one DNA window encodes the following:
- a CDS encoding flagella accessory protein C: MSFSYLKNKFKKKKEGEAGGGAEDNREIIKIDELEVEEPAPQKSPEEEEMLNQVMTRINEIENDIPRIKVSMDTLKSQIGELREEIERLDKTIKDVMVLYEVVSQEINPFKEVDGANPLVAEIQELGGKIDDLKSEIAKIKADLRLLVIDGIDLDELIYETISEGGA, translated from the coding sequence ATGTCGTTCTCATACCTAAAGAACAAGTTCAAAAAGAAGAAGGAGGGGGAAGCAGGGGGTGGAGCCGAGGACAACAGGGAAATCATAAAAATTGACGAGCTTGAGGTCGAGGAGCCGGCCCCCCAGAAGAGCCCGGAAGAGGAGGAGATGCTGAATCAGGTGATGACGCGCATAAACGAGATAGAGAACGACATCCCAAGGATAAAGGTGAGCATGGACACGCTCAAGTCCCAGATAGGTGAGCTCAGGGAAGAGATAGAGCGCCTCGATAAGACAATAAAGGACGTTATGGTGCTTTACGAGGTCGTATCACAGGAGATAAACCCCTTCAAGGAAGTTGATGGGGCCAACCCCCTGGTGGCTGAGATTCAGGAGCTGGGAGGTAAGATAGACGACCTGAAGTCGGAGATAGCCAAGATAAAGGCCGATCTCAGGCTGCTGGTCATCGATGGTATTGATCTTGATGAGCTGATATACGAGACCATCTCGGAGGGAGGGGCATGA
- a CDS encoding flagellin — MRLLRKKRGAIGIGTLIVFIAMVLVAAVAAAVLINTSGYLQQRAMATGRQTTQEVSTGIKIDAVTGYAPTANNMTMMTIQVSLQAGSSPIDLTQTKVYLDDGQKQVVLAYGKAIDNLTGSMFNSSLNGWNASVDNSHFGILIVQDADGSLSGSIPTLTSGDIALLTVNLSKVFGGVAPRTPITIKVVPETGAPGYAKVVTPTAYGLSSNDKIIELQ, encoded by the coding sequence ATGAGGTTGCTGAGAAAGAAGAGGGGTGCCATTGGTATCGGCACCTTGATAGTGTTTATAGCCATGGTGCTGGTGGCCGCAGTGGCTGCGGCGGTTCTCATCAACACCAGCGGCTACCTGCAGCAGAGGGCAATGGCCACCGGTAGACAGACCACGCAGGAGGTCTCGACAGGCATAAAGATCGACGCGGTTACCGGCTACGCTCCGACCGCGAACAACATGACCATGATGACCATTCAGGTCTCCCTGCAGGCCGGCAGCAGCCCGATTGACCTGACCCAGACAAAGGTCTACCTAGACGACGGCCAGAAGCAGGTTGTTCTTGCGTATGGTAAAGCCATAGACAACCTAACTGGTAGTATGTTTAACTCTTCATTGAATGGATGGAACGCCAGTGTTGACAACAGCCACTTCGGCATACTTATCGTGCAGGACGCTGACGGCTCCCTCAGCGGCAGTATCCCGACCCTGACCTCCGGTGACATAGCACTGCTCACAGTCAACCTCAGTAAGGTCTTCGGCGGTGTTGCCCCAAGAACCCCGATAACCATAAAGGTAGTTCCGGAGACCGGCGCTCCGGGCTACGCCAAGGTCGTCACCCCGACTGCGTACGGCCTCAGCAGCAACGACAAGATTATAGAGCTTCAGTGA
- a CDS encoding methyltransferase domain-containing protein: protein MKPPVELLDENLSSMARISLFHLFQIGLKYGVFQSLSTPTPYEDFIKSAPLPNRALLRRLIETYIRLGLVRREGDILKASTFSYQLKLTPKNAEGLTVDWIPVHEEIYRMVDYAFISSEHPKILMDFDNDSDFWDMRLSLEINRLYREVISSVAGLEDGMRVLDLGCGSVSPVELGGVAGPNGRYVGVDFSPGLLSIARTRVKELGMDWVELREMDVRRILPKKRYDVVVMSFILEYIESPEQLVAKALGMLDEGGKLVILEPFQEVSPYMPAWGFFESLTKEFVEFPSRGDLLAHLEGLGVDAKVKPLGNSVLVLQTP from the coding sequence GGTTGAAATACGGGGTGTTTCAGTCCCTGAGCACACCGACACCGTACGAGGATTTCATAAAATCTGCCCCTCTACCCAACAGGGCCCTTCTGAGACGGCTCATTGAGACTTACATCAGGCTGGGGCTTGTACGGAGGGAGGGGGATATTCTCAAAGCCTCAACATTCAGCTACCAGCTCAAGCTGACCCCAAAGAACGCCGAGGGGCTGACCGTTGACTGGATACCCGTCCATGAGGAGATATACCGCATGGTGGACTACGCGTTCATCTCCTCCGAGCATCCCAAGATATTGATGGACTTTGACAATGATTCCGATTTCTGGGATATGCGCCTTTCCTTGGAGATAAACCGGCTGTACCGGGAGGTAATCTCATCCGTTGCCGGCCTTGAGGACGGAATGCGCGTACTTGACCTGGGCTGCGGTTCGGTTTCTCCTGTTGAACTTGGTGGGGTAGCTGGGCCCAACGGGAGATACGTTGGTGTCGACTTCTCGCCAGGGCTCCTCAGTATAGCGAGGACGAGGGTTAAGGAGCTTGGCATGGATTGGGTTGAGTTGAGGGAGATGGATGTGCGCCGTATCCTTCCCAAAAAACGGTACGACGTCGTCGTCATGAGCTTCATCCTGGAGTACATTGAGAGTCCGGAGCAGCTGGTTGCCAAGGCCCTGGGGATGCTGGATGAAGGCGGCAAACTCGTGATCCTTGAACCTTTCCAGGAGGTCAGCCCCTACATGCCCGCGTGGGGATTCTTTGAAAGTTTGACCAAGGAATTTGTGGAATTTCCAAGCAGGGGTGACCTGCTGGCCCATCTTGAGGGGCTGGGTGTTGATGCGAAGGTGAAGCCCCTAGGTAACTCGGTGCTGGTTCTGCAGACTCCATGA
- a CDS encoding FlaD/FlaE family flagellar protein, whose product MITETEIDEKLKGLRGRLPNVLIDDLKEKLMSKQDILTPEQLDKVVERVMSTYSGNLERLTKLDRRVDEIGRYLEDIKAQLMKIVPSKGASGPQPRREHGTTESVPSLSHELPFEPGEVSPVEPSEHPSSRSSTSPEFEKPEARVPEFTGESEGGMGMEKEFEIPPDVRDVLLSPPRTRARLERVPADMASTMMVLKWLGFLIDRVGMQNLENVLEFYYGVGWISEDVLNTLMKYAEGIRPHPREPEWRPDEKLTIRDHIVSLLFIERLRGVRITREVIDSVEREMRLISKILEDMYGV is encoded by the coding sequence ATGATAACCGAAACCGAGATCGATGAGAAGCTGAAGGGGCTGAGGGGCAGGCTTCCGAACGTGCTCATTGACGACCTCAAGGAGAAACTCATGAGCAAACAGGATATACTGACACCAGAACAGCTTGATAAAGTCGTTGAACGGGTTATGAGCACGTACTCCGGTAACCTTGAACGTCTCACGAAGCTGGACCGCCGGGTCGACGAAATAGGCAGGTACCTTGAGGATATCAAAGCCCAGCTTATGAAGATCGTTCCCTCCAAAGGTGCTTCCGGTCCCCAACCCAGGAGAGAACACGGGACCACAGAATCCGTACCATCTCTGTCGCATGAGCTTCCCTTCGAGCCGGGGGAGGTTTCACCGGTGGAACCGTCTGAACACCCGTCATCACGTTCATCCACGTCACCTGAGTTTGAAAAACCTGAAGCTCGCGTTCCTGAGTTTACGGGAGAATCCGAAGGGGGGATGGGTATGGAGAAGGAGTTTGAGATTCCGCCTGACGTGCGGGACGTCCTCCTGAGCCCGCCCAGAACAAGGGCTAGGCTCGAGAGGGTTCCCGCGGACATGGCGTCAACGATGATGGTACTAAAGTGGCTTGGCTTTCTGATAGACCGCGTGGGAATGCAGAACCTTGAAAACGTCCTGGAGTTCTACTATGGGGTGGGGTGGATCTCGGAGGACGTGCTGAACACCCTAATGAAGTATGCCGAGGGCATAAGGCCCCATCCGAGGGAACCTGAGTGGCGGCCCGATGAAAAACTCACCATACGTGACCACATCGTTTCGCTGCTCTTCATAGAGAGGCTCAGAGGTGTCAGGATAACGAGGGAGGTAATCGATTCGGTCGAGAGGGAGATGCGGCTCATAAGCAAGATACTTGAGGACATGTACGGCGTCTAA